A region of Pseudomonas saponiphila DNA encodes the following proteins:
- the typA gene encoding translational GTPase TypA encodes MIENLRNIAIIAHVDHGKTTLVDKLLRQSGTLERNELNDERVMDSNDQEKERGITILAKNTAINWNGYHINIVDTPGHADFGGEVERVMSMVDSVLLLVDAQDGPMPQTRFVTKKAFEAGLRPIVVINKVDRPGARPDWVLDQIFDLFDNLGATEEQLDFKVVYASALNGIAGLDHTDMAEDMTPLYQSIVDNVPAPAVDRDGPFQMQISALDYNSFLGVIGVGRIARGRVKPNTPVVAIDVDGKRRNGRILKLMGHHGLHRVDVEEAAAGDIVCISGFDELFISDTLCDPTAVEAMKPLTVDEPTVSMTFQVNDSPFCGKEGKFVTSRNIKERLDKELLYNVALRVEEGDSADKFKVSGRGELHLSVLIETMRREGFEMGVGRPEVIIREVDGVKQEPFENVTIDIPEESQGKVMEEMGLRKGDLSNMVPDGKGRVRLEYNIPARGLIGFRNQFLTLTNGAGILTSIFDRYAPMKSGHMSGRQNGVLVSVETGKALTYSLETLQARGKLFVEHGQEIYNGQIVGLNSRDNDLGVNPTKGKKLDNMRASGKDETIALVPPVRFTLEQALEFIQDDELCEVTPKSIRLRKKILDEGERTRAAKKAKN; translated from the coding sequence GTGATCGAAAATCTACGCAACATCGCCATCATTGCCCACGTTGACCATGGTAAGACCACCCTGGTAGACAAACTCCTGCGTCAATCCGGCACCCTGGAGCGCAACGAGCTCAACGACGAGCGCGTGATGGACTCCAACGACCAGGAAAAAGAACGCGGCATTACCATTCTGGCGAAAAACACCGCCATCAACTGGAACGGCTACCACATCAACATCGTGGACACCCCGGGCCACGCCGACTTCGGCGGCGAAGTTGAGCGCGTCATGTCCATGGTCGACTCCGTGCTGCTGCTGGTCGACGCCCAAGACGGCCCTATGCCGCAAACCCGTTTCGTGACCAAGAAGGCTTTCGAAGCCGGCCTGCGTCCAATCGTGGTGATCAACAAGGTCGACCGTCCGGGCGCGCGTCCTGACTGGGTTCTGGACCAGATCTTCGACCTGTTCGACAACCTGGGTGCCACCGAAGAACAGCTGGACTTCAAAGTCGTCTACGCCTCGGCCCTGAACGGCATCGCCGGTCTGGACCACACCGACATGGCCGAAGACATGACCCCGCTGTACCAGTCGATCGTCGACAACGTACCCGCGCCAGCCGTTGACCGTGACGGTCCGTTCCAGATGCAGATCTCCGCTCTGGACTACAACAGCTTCCTGGGTGTGATCGGCGTTGGCCGTATCGCCCGTGGTCGCGTCAAGCCGAACACCCCGGTAGTGGCCATCGACGTCGACGGCAAGCGCCGCAACGGTCGTATCCTCAAGCTGATGGGTCACCACGGCCTGCACCGCGTGGACGTTGAAGAAGCTGCCGCCGGCGACATCGTCTGCATCAGCGGTTTCGACGAGCTGTTCATCTCCGACACCCTGTGCGACCCGACCGCTGTTGAAGCGATGAAGCCGCTGACCGTCGACGAGCCGACCGTTTCCATGACCTTCCAGGTCAACGACTCGCCATTCTGCGGTAAGGAAGGCAAGTTCGTGACCAGCCGTAACATCAAGGAGCGTCTGGACAAGGAGCTGCTGTACAACGTTGCCCTGCGCGTTGAAGAAGGCGACTCGGCCGACAAGTTCAAGGTATCCGGCCGTGGTGAGCTGCACCTGTCGGTACTGATCGAAACCATGCGTCGCGAAGGCTTCGAGATGGGCGTTGGCCGTCCTGAAGTGATCATCCGTGAAGTGGATGGCGTGAAGCAGGAACCGTTCGAAAACGTCACCATCGACATCCCTGAAGAATCCCAGGGCAAGGTCATGGAAGAAATGGGCCTGCGTAAGGGCGACCTGAGCAACATGGTTCCTGATGGCAAGGGCCGTGTACGCCTGGAATACAACATTCCAGCCCGTGGTCTGATCGGTTTCCGTAACCAGTTCCTGACCCTGACCAACGGTGCAGGCATCCTGACCTCGATCTTCGACCGTTACGCTCCGATGAAGTCCGGCCACATGTCCGGTCGTCAGAACGGCGTACTGGTATCGGTAGAAACCGGCAAGGCCCTGACCTACTCCCTGGAAACCCTGCAGGCGCGCGGCAAGCTGTTCGTCGAGCACGGCCAGGAGATCTACAACGGTCAGATCGTTGGTCTGAACAGCCGTGACAACGACCTGGGTGTGAACCCAACCAAAGGCAAGAAGCTCGACAACATGCGTGCTTCGGGCAAAGACGAAACCATCGCCCTGGTTCCACCTGTTCGCTTCACCCTGGAACAGGCTCTGGAATTCATCCAGGACGATGAATTGTGCGAAGTGACTCCTAAGTCCATCCGTCTGCGCAAGAAGATCCTGGACGAAGGCGAGCGTACCCGCGCGGCCAAGAAAGCCAAGAACTGA
- a CDS encoding YkgJ family cysteine cluster protein — MMKSNLIAAAEIDRLDTWAKYSAPMCGSCMSSCCTLPVEVKIKDLIRIGIVDEFERGEPAKNIAKRLQKEGIVERYNQKSEIFTLQRMSNNDCLYLDRKSRLCTIYDKRPDTCRNHPKIGPRPGYCAYKPKPLERPTNTSSRTLERF, encoded by the coding sequence TTGATGAAGTCCAACCTGATCGCCGCCGCGGAAATCGATCGTCTCGATACCTGGGCCAAATACTCCGCGCCCATGTGCGGCTCCTGCATGTCCAGCTGCTGCACCCTGCCGGTGGAAGTGAAGATCAAGGACCTGATCCGCATCGGCATCGTCGATGAATTCGAGCGCGGTGAGCCGGCGAAGAACATCGCCAAGCGCCTGCAGAAAGAAGGCATCGTCGAGCGCTACAACCAGAAGTCGGAAATCTTCACGTTGCAGCGCATGAGCAACAACGACTGCCTGTATCTGGATCGTAAAAGCCGCCTGTGCACCATTTATGACAAGCGTCCGGACACCTGCCGCAACCATCCGAAGATCGGCCCGCGTCCGGGCTACTGCGCCTACAAGCCCAAGCCCCTGGAGCGCCCGACCAACACCAGCAGTCGGACCCTGGAACGCTTCTAA